From the Opitutia bacterium genome, one window contains:
- the hxsD gene encoding His-Xaa-Ser system protein HxsD, whose protein sequence is MTPVVFTVDLQVHTMESICRTAYRFSGRAFIRLRKTEAGLKVGLEPKLSTEDASVLAKEFENDLLDQRLRSIVAAETSGIRDLILAHALSQSVLVRPEWENPREPARS, encoded by the coding sequence ATGACGCCCGTCGTGTTCACCGTCGATCTCCAGGTGCACACGATGGAGTCGATCTGCCGCACGGCGTATCGGTTTTCCGGCCGTGCCTTTATTCGGCTCCGTAAAACGGAAGCCGGTCTCAAAGTCGGCCTCGAACCCAAGCTCAGCACGGAAGACGCTTCGGTCCTCGCGAAGGAATTCGAGAACGACCTGCTCGACCAACGCCTCCGGTCGATCGTCGCCGCGGAAACTTCCGGCATCCGCGACCTGATCCTGGCGCACGCGCTCTCGCAATCGGTCCTCGTGCGTCCCGAGTGGGAAAATCCGCGTGAACCCGCCCGCTCCTAG
- a CDS encoding Mov34/MPN/PAD-1 family protein: protein MSDDLAIYFAREVAWELCIEPAVLRHFAKNRQIGAADPEVGGQLFAVFEKYRVRVVHATGPRKADHRHRYAFVPNRRSENREIKTGFGTGLHFIGDWHTHPEVAPKPSRVDLASMKDCFKKSQHSLTHFVMVIVGQQEGPSDLWVSLHDAKRCIRMQLRRSLPLDTNEVLVPRSGVASSPFARLKRALRFGATPLTDGDTHSPLRA from the coding sequence ATGAGCGACGATTTGGCTATTTATTTCGCGCGCGAAGTGGCGTGGGAACTTTGTATTGAGCCCGCAGTGCTGCGGCATTTCGCGAAAAACCGGCAAATCGGTGCCGCAGATCCCGAGGTCGGCGGACAACTATTCGCAGTCTTTGAGAAGTATCGCGTGCGCGTGGTCCATGCGACCGGACCACGTAAGGCGGATCATCGCCACCGGTATGCGTTCGTTCCCAACCGTCGGTCAGAAAACCGCGAGATCAAAACCGGCTTCGGCACGGGTCTCCATTTCATTGGAGATTGGCATACCCATCCGGAGGTCGCGCCAAAGCCTTCCCGTGTCGATCTCGCGAGCATGAAGGACTGCTTCAAAAAATCCCAACACAGTCTAACGCATTTCGTGATGGTTATCGTCGGCCAACAGGAAGGGCCGAGTGATTTATGGGTCAGCTTGCATGACGCGAAGCGATGCATTCGCATGCAACTTCGACGCTCGTTACCCCTCGATACGAATGAAGTTTTGGTGCCACGGAGCGGCGTAGCTTCATCTCCGTTTGCGCGGCTCAAAAGGGCGCTCCGTTTTGGAGCAACGCCCCTCACCGATGGAGATACGCACTCTCCGCTCAGAGCATGA
- a CDS encoding ThiF family adenylyltransferase → MTYFMASRLGTVKLDGGALGRGEVAGWRTTLSVAGTSVPVRIALDVEFPFSAPRFYLEGGPFFLRYPHVDEGEKLCLNPSTTTYSPARPVDVLTATIADAEQLLADSMAGRNRDDFAREFQNYWIEYRKNEEGPVWSLLRRFDQTRIVYYWAGTEFQVVGESPEEVSTWLDRAFPNGQERKRTIHETIYVALPRPLMPEDYPRTNADFRRLATAAEPECDELLTKIAPQESRSLYIVFGFAGAGGPVLAGLRLTDPVAPSASNWTKTRPTKAHGFRAGHIPPAQLLSRYYSNARAVPLAVQRVDSPWLLQRGSAGFDAVLAGKSVGVVGCGSLGAEIALQLAKSGVGRLWLVDNQAFSWDNVGRHVLPGRYAGLAKDQALKRFLEEQMPSLAIETGGGWNAQKVLRERRAFAELDLIVSTTGDWGTESYLNAVARTARIFPSIVFGWTEPYGLAGHALAVRASGGCLACGCTETGLFARRVTAWPAGRSLMVQATGCGDLFQPYGTIDVAPIRAMIAETCLKALRQEIATSTLWSWMGDRSRLKALGGALTPEWERRVTADWCRSESEWPVAKGCPLCRT, encoded by the coding sequence GTGACCTATTTCATGGCGAGCCGTCTTGGCACCGTGAAACTGGACGGTGGCGCCCTCGGTCGTGGAGAAGTTGCGGGCTGGCGCACTACACTTTCCGTTGCGGGCACCTCCGTGCCCGTGCGGATCGCTTTGGACGTGGAATTTCCCTTCTCCGCACCCCGCTTCTACCTCGAGGGCGGGCCGTTTTTTTTGCGCTATCCGCATGTCGATGAAGGGGAGAAGCTTTGTCTCAATCCGAGCACCACGACGTATTCACCGGCTCGCCCCGTGGATGTGCTTACTGCCACGATTGCTGATGCGGAACAACTGCTGGCCGACAGCATGGCAGGACGAAATCGAGACGACTTCGCGCGTGAATTCCAAAACTATTGGATTGAATACCGGAAAAACGAAGAGGGGCCTGTTTGGAGCCTCCTTCGTCGATTCGACCAGACCCGCATCGTCTACTACTGGGCGGGAACGGAATTTCAGGTTGTTGGAGAGTCGCCGGAGGAGGTGTCAACCTGGCTGGACCGCGCGTTTCCGAACGGGCAGGAGCGCAAGCGCACGATTCACGAAACTATTTACGTGGCGCTGCCGCGGCCGCTAATGCCGGAAGATTATCCGCGCACGAATGCGGACTTTCGGCGCTTGGCAACGGCCGCCGAACCGGAATGCGATGAATTGCTCACTAAAATCGCGCCACAAGAAAGCCGTAGCCTCTACATTGTTTTCGGTTTTGCCGGCGCGGGCGGCCCCGTGCTCGCTGGGCTGCGCTTAACCGATCCGGTGGCGCCCTCGGCCTCGAACTGGACAAAGACACGTCCGACCAAAGCGCATGGGTTTCGGGCGGGCCATATCCCTCCGGCCCAACTGTTGTCGCGGTATTATAGTAATGCGCGCGCGGTGCCGTTGGCAGTGCAACGCGTGGATTCGCCGTGGCTGCTTCAGCGGGGAAGTGCCGGCTTCGATGCCGTCCTCGCCGGTAAATCGGTCGGCGTTGTGGGCTGTGGTTCGCTCGGGGCGGAAATTGCACTGCAATTGGCCAAGAGCGGTGTCGGTCGACTCTGGTTGGTGGATAATCAGGCGTTCTCTTGGGATAACGTCGGACGGCACGTTTTGCCTGGTCGCTATGCTGGGCTCGCGAAAGATCAGGCCTTGAAACGATTCTTGGAGGAGCAAATGCCCAGTCTCGCCATCGAAACCGGCGGCGGCTGGAACGCACAAAAAGTGCTCCGGGAAAGGCGCGCTTTCGCGGAGTTGGATTTGATTGTGTCGACCACGGGCGATTGGGGGACGGAAAGCTATTTGAACGCGGTGGCACGCACGGCCCGCATTTTCCCCTCAATCGTTTTCGGCTGGACTGAACCGTATGGTTTGGCGGGTCACGCTTTGGCTGTGCGCGCGAGCGGTGGCTGTCTCGCCTGCGGATGCACCGAGACCGGTCTATTTGCGCGTCGTGTCACCGCATGGCCGGCCGGCCGCTCACTGATGGTTCAGGCGACGGGTTGCGGAGATCTTTTTCAGCCCTACGGGACCATCGATGTGGCGCCGATCCGCGCTATGATCGCAGAAACGTGCCTCAAAGCACTGCGCCAGGAAATCGCCACTTCTACGCTGTGGAGCTGGATGGGCGATCGCTCGCGTCTGAAGGCTTTGGGCGGTGCGCTTACACCGGAATGGGAGAGACGAGTGACGGCAGACTGGTGTCGGTCTGAATCCGAGTGGCCGGTCGCGAAAGGATGCCCGTTGTGCCGAACATGA
- a CDS encoding patatin-like phospholipase family protein, with protein sequence MPANSNNMPPSTLTDAARPFRVLALDGGGMRGLYAATVLDTIARHFAVQRTTDGLDVGKGFDLITGTSTGGILATALAAGLPLAKVTSLYREDGPKIFTDPTPSGWARVAWMIRNLWKPANTNQHLRATLEAFFGSETLAALYKRRGVRLCIPTVKAGEQVAKVFKTPHLARLTRDGAYRLTEVCLATSAAPIYLPLVDLPEPGRRDHSFTYADGGLWANNPVLVGLVEALEIVGTTGRAIEVLSVGTCPAPEGDVIMPGNESMGLYQWQAGIKIASLSLNAQASGHAFIAKLLADRLTALGQPVRICRLDSAPRSAAQMQHMTLDGAGPESLRALAQAGIQDGEAAIRRCDGGSTTLDADGQMLASIFSDLPVIQG encoded by the coding sequence ATGCCTGCGAACTCGAACAATATGCCCCCTTCGACGCTTACGGATGCAGCACGTCCGTTTCGTGTCTTGGCATTGGACGGTGGAGGAATGCGGGGACTCTATGCTGCGACGGTGCTCGACACGATCGCGCGGCATTTCGCGGTGCAGCGCACCACAGACGGGCTCGATGTCGGCAAAGGGTTCGATCTGATCACGGGCACCAGCACGGGAGGAATTCTGGCGACGGCGTTGGCAGCAGGATTGCCCTTGGCGAAGGTGACTTCACTTTACCGCGAGGACGGTCCCAAGATATTCACGGACCCCACGCCGTCGGGTTGGGCGCGAGTAGCGTGGATGATTCGGAATCTTTGGAAGCCGGCGAATACCAACCAGCACCTTCGCGCGACATTGGAGGCGTTCTTCGGGTCGGAGACACTTGCCGCCCTTTATAAACGTCGTGGCGTTCGGCTGTGCATCCCCACCGTGAAGGCGGGTGAGCAAGTGGCCAAAGTCTTCAAAACCCCGCACCTCGCTCGCTTGACTCGTGACGGTGCTTATCGCCTGACCGAGGTATGCTTGGCGACCAGCGCCGCGCCCATTTACCTGCCGTTGGTAGATTTGCCTGAACCCGGACGGCGCGATCACAGTTTTACCTACGCGGACGGAGGCTTGTGGGCCAACAATCCCGTTCTGGTCGGATTAGTGGAGGCGCTCGAAATCGTCGGCACGACCGGCCGCGCAATCGAAGTGCTGTCGGTGGGCACATGTCCGGCCCCCGAGGGGGACGTTATCATGCCGGGCAACGAAAGCATGGGCCTCTACCAGTGGCAGGCGGGAATCAAAATCGCTTCGCTCTCTCTCAACGCTCAAGCATCCGGACATGCTTTCATCGCCAAATTGCTGGCGGACCGCTTGACGGCCTTGGGCCAGCCCGTGCGCATTTGTCGCCTCGATTCTGCACCTCGCTCGGCGGCGCAGATGCAGCACATGACTCTCGACGGAGCCGGGCCTGAGTCTTTGCGAGCGCTTGCCCAAGCGGGAATTCAGGACGGCGAGGCCGCTATTCGGCGCTGCGATGGCGGCAGCACGACGCTGGACGCCGACGGGCAGATGCTCGCGTCAATCTTTTCCGACTTACCTGTCATCCAAGGATAA
- a CDS encoding HNH endonuclease — MTYTESDLERIFARTNGCCHLCHARLAYVNYGLAGRRGGWEVEHSVPRAKGGSDHGNNLFAAHITCNRRKGALTSRTVRAWSGKTRAPHSAKKLQRLRHENGVAGAVLLGVFGLATGPIGAALCAGAGYAVGQAVSPKK, encoded by the coding sequence ATGACCTACACTGAGTCGGATTTGGAACGAATTTTCGCCCGCACCAATGGTTGCTGTCATCTCTGCCACGCGCGGCTGGCTTACGTTAACTATGGTTTGGCTGGTCGCCGGGGCGGTTGGGAAGTGGAGCATTCCGTGCCGCGCGCGAAAGGTGGCAGCGACCACGGCAACAATTTGTTCGCTGCGCACATCACCTGCAATCGTCGCAAGGGGGCGCTGACGTCACGCACCGTGCGCGCATGGTCCGGCAAGACGCGCGCGCCTCATTCGGCGAAAAAATTGCAAAGGCTCCGCCACGAAAATGGAGTGGCTGGGGCGGTGCTGTTGGGTGTGTTCGGGCTGGCCACGGGTCCGATCGGAGCAGCGCTTTGTGCCGGGGCCGGGTATGCAGTCGGACAAGCGGTGAGTCCCAAAAAGTGA
- a CDS encoding helix-turn-helix transcriptional regulator produces the protein MPTIVGNRIKSLRIEKGLTLPGLAEKANLSKGLLYQIETSEDANPSLETLNKIAKALGVTIALLLDKAPVKARRLVPESLEPGLEAYIREAQDQGETLNEDTLQALYVLQHRAGAGAKTKEDWAWLYRSIEFSFGQRAKRNASER, from the coding sequence ATGCCCACCATCGTCGGCAATCGCATCAAGAGTCTTCGGATCGAGAAGGGACTTACTCTGCCGGGACTGGCGGAGAAGGCCAATCTCTCCAAGGGTTTGCTCTACCAGATCGAAACGAGCGAGGACGCCAATCCCTCGCTCGAGACGCTCAACAAGATTGCCAAGGCCCTCGGCGTGACCATCGCGCTGCTGCTGGACAAAGCGCCGGTCAAAGCGCGGCGCCTCGTGCCGGAATCCTTGGAACCGGGATTGGAAGCTTACATTCGCGAAGCCCAGGACCAGGGCGAAACCCTGAATGAGGACACTCTGCAGGCGCTCTACGTGCTGCAGCACCGCGCGGGCGCGGGCGCGAAAACCAAAGAAGACTGGGCTTGGCTCTACCGTAGCATTGAGTTTTCGTTTGGCCAACGGGCCAAACGCAATGCTTCCGAAAGATGA
- a CDS encoding ImmA/IrrE family metallo-endopeptidase, producing the protein MLQLLAHYQVDDPVALIRRLARAKVEEAKACLWHGPPYEPEELASFMGVQVRPADDDIRADARIFPDGQGELQLEYNPLTPRQRIRFSICHELAHTFFPDCYEYTRHRGGKTAFDPVHAEFERLCNIGAAELLMPWDDFSERMSVRPIDGSLVLRLREDFDVSLEACLNRIVDLSDRVCAVVMFEEKYSKKELRLGAGSVREFDFEGAKQNPKLRVAYSRGSPQWTTYIPKSKSVPLPDSAVYRCVGLSSFAHGREYWDFLNLRLAVLAIELPLVTQRDYPSVAAYIEKI; encoded by the coding sequence GTGCTCCAATTACTCGCCCACTATCAGGTGGACGACCCGGTCGCATTGATACGCCGGCTGGCGCGAGCCAAGGTGGAGGAGGCCAAAGCCTGCCTGTGGCATGGGCCGCCCTACGAGCCGGAGGAATTGGCGAGCTTCATGGGCGTCCAAGTGCGTCCGGCGGACGACGACATCCGGGCGGACGCGCGCATCTTTCCCGACGGCCAGGGTGAGTTGCAGCTCGAATACAACCCACTGACTCCGCGTCAGCGCATCCGGTTCTCGATTTGTCACGAGCTCGCCCACACATTCTTTCCCGATTGTTACGAATATACCCGCCACCGCGGAGGGAAGACCGCGTTCGATCCGGTGCACGCGGAATTCGAGCGGCTGTGCAACATCGGGGCGGCCGAGTTGCTCATGCCGTGGGACGATTTTAGCGAGCGGATGAGCGTCCGTCCGATCGACGGTTCACTCGTGCTCCGCTTACGGGAGGACTTCGATGTCTCGCTGGAAGCCTGTCTCAACCGTATCGTGGACCTGAGCGATCGCGTCTGTGCCGTGGTGATGTTCGAGGAGAAATACTCCAAGAAGGAACTCCGCCTGGGCGCGGGTTCGGTGCGCGAGTTCGATTTCGAAGGCGCCAAGCAGAACCCGAAGCTGCGCGTGGCGTATTCGCGCGGTTCACCGCAATGGACCACCTACATCCCGAAAAGCAAATCGGTGCCCCTCCCCGACTCTGCGGTCTACCGCTGCGTCGGTTTGTCGAGCTTCGCGCATGGTCGGGAGTATTGGGATTTTTTGAATCTCCGCCTGGCTGTGCTCGCGATCGAACTGCCGCTGGTGACGCAACGCGACTATCCCTCCGTCGCGGCCTACATCGAAAAGATCTAG
- a CDS encoding trypsin-like peptidase domain-containing protein, which yields MSDDAERWSEMIMDCATLCVAPVWASLSASAPSVSVDHNGTGTFIDTGARKILVTAHHVLAKVREVQANHPEAGLAVNLASGITPFYPDFDVLAEDAEADLAVLDFPFLSRWPGHAKRYFPIRTWPIPPPQRGDPVTLVGFPGAARRTFEASGSFSPVGVGMLVSNNPQRHVALVNESGNLTTIENGVARPGGIEPGGLSGAAGFFFRDDRFHLAGFVYEGSPDMLLLTPATRLQPDGSLYPS from the coding sequence ATGTCTGACGACGCGGAGCGGTGGTCCGAGATGATCATGGACTGCGCCACGCTCTGTGTGGCTCCGGTTTGGGCCAGTCTGAGTGCCTCGGCGCCATCGGTTTCGGTCGATCACAACGGCACGGGAACGTTCATTGATACCGGAGCGCGGAAGATTCTCGTCACCGCGCATCATGTCCTCGCGAAGGTGAGGGAAGTGCAGGCGAACCACCCGGAAGCGGGTTTGGCCGTGAACCTCGCGAGCGGCATCACGCCATTTTATCCCGATTTCGACGTGCTCGCCGAAGATGCCGAAGCCGACTTGGCCGTCCTCGATTTTCCCTTTCTGTCGCGATGGCCCGGTCATGCCAAACGCTATTTCCCCATCCGGACCTGGCCCATTCCACCGCCGCAGCGCGGCGATCCGGTAACGCTCGTGGGTTTTCCCGGCGCGGCCCGGCGGACGTTCGAAGCCTCCGGCAGTTTCTCTCCGGTGGGAGTCGGCATGCTCGTGTCCAATAATCCCCAGCGGCATGTCGCCCTGGTCAACGAGTCTGGCAACCTGACCACGATCGAGAATGGGGTGGCCCGTCCGGGCGGGATCGAACCGGGTGGGTTGAGCGGCGCGGCCGGATTCTTTTTTCGCGACGACCGATTTCATCTCGCCGGTTTCGTGTATGAAGGCAGTCCTGACATGCTGTTGCTGACGCCGGCGACGCGTTTGCAGCCTGACGGTTCGCTCTACCCGTCGTAA
- a CDS encoding PIN domain-containing protein, whose protein sequence is MAFTALYDACVLYPAPLRDLLLQLALTDRFRAKWTAAIHDEWMRNVLKQRPDLTAAQLQRTRELMDSHVRDCLVDGYEPLIAGLTLPDPDDRHVLAAAIHARADVIVTYNLNDFPAAVLKPYGLEAQHPDEFIYHLTDLAPEAVTLSAQRCRARLKNPPKNTEEYLGILAGQQLPQTVAFLRQMDGLI, encoded by the coding sequence ATGGCCTTCACCGCGCTCTACGACGCCTGCGTCCTTTATCCTGCGCCGCTGCGCGACCTCCTGCTCCAACTGGCGTTGACCGATCGTTTCCGCGCGAAGTGGACCGCCGCGATTCACGACGAGTGGATGCGCAACGTGCTCAAACAGCGGCCGGACTTGACCGCCGCACAGCTCCAGCGCACGCGCGAACTGATGGACTCGCACGTGCGCGACTGCCTCGTCGACGGCTACGAACCGCTGATCGCCGGTCTGACGCTGCCCGATCCCGACGACCGCCACGTCCTCGCCGCCGCCATCCACGCCCGCGCCGACGTGATCGTCACCTACAACCTGAACGATTTTCCCGCCGCCGTGCTCAAGCCCTACGGCCTCGAAGCGCAGCACCCCGACGAGTTCATCTACCACCTCACCGACCTCGCCCCGGAAGCCGTCACGCTCTCCGCCCAGCGTTGCCGCGCCCGCCTCAAAAATCCGCCGAAGAACACCGAGGAGTATTTGGGTATTCTCGCGGGCCAACAGTTGCCGCAGACGGTCGCCTTCCTCCGCCAGATGGACGGCTTGATTTGA
- a CDS encoding helix-turn-helix domain-containing protein — protein MSAIAARIYEPVLPDENDRELAKQSSRSLVSHLRNLSEARLSVVEKGETVENVVLPKSALKLLVDLLAEMARGNAVTLIPVHAELTTQQAADLLQVSRPFLIGLLDQKQIPFRKVGTHRRVLFKDLMAYKQTVDAQRADVLDELAKQAQELKLGY, from the coding sequence ATGAGTGCCATTGCCGCCCGAATTTACGAACCCGTCCTGCCGGACGAAAATGATCGCGAATTGGCGAAACAATCCAGCCGTTCGCTCGTCAGCCATTTGCGCAATCTTTCCGAGGCCCGCCTCAGCGTCGTGGAAAAGGGCGAAACGGTCGAAAATGTCGTTCTCCCAAAATCCGCGCTCAAACTGCTCGTCGATCTGCTGGCTGAAATGGCCCGCGGCAATGCCGTCACGCTGATTCCGGTCCATGCCGAATTAACTACGCAGCAAGCGGCCGATCTGCTCCAGGTCTCCCGGCCTTTTCTCATCGGGCTCCTCGATCAAAAGCAGATTCCCTTCCGCAAAGTCGGCACGCATCGCCGCGTGCTGTTCAAGGATCTCATGGCCTACAAACAAACGGTCGACGCGCAGCGCGCCGACGTGCTCGACGAACTGGCCAAGCAGGCGCAGGAACTCAAGCTCGGCTACTGA